In the Candidatus Cloacimonas acidaminovorans str. Evry genome, one interval contains:
- a CDS encoding DUF448 domain-containing protein yields MPNKNSKAGHIPIRTCVVCKKKVDQKQLLNFFLTESGIVFDCNRIIQVRKFYLCPVADCFKGLAKWRKSHQKRKIR; encoded by the coding sequence ATGCCTAATAAAAATAGTAAAGCGGGACACATTCCTATCCGCACTTGTGTAGTGTGTAAGAAAAAGGTTGACCAGAAACAACTGCTCAATTTCTTTCTCACCGAAAGCGGAATTGTGTTTGATTGTAACAGAATAATCCAGGTGCGCAAGTTCTATTTATGTCCTGTTGCCGATTGTTTCAAAGGACTTGCCAAATGGCGTAAAAGTCATCAGAAAAGGAAGATAAGATGA
- the nusA gene encoding transcription termination factor NusA, which produces MSANMLDALNKLAAIKQLNKDTIQTIILEAVTSTLQKRLEPEAGLQVYIDELAGCVKVKFKSLVVEREEGLGQISLIDARNDYYHNVQLGEYIEKTMTLSEFEPKIVKTVQKIIQDKIRQLEEEKIQNDFNKQKHTIVTGKIKAIDDYGGYIIDTGHVDALLPVDEQIENEFYRVGDNIKAYVVNIRTQKDGVVIILSRTNPEFVKKLFEAEIPAIFSGEIKIRKIVREPGIRTKVELEAEDPKVDPIVACVGPKGTRIDSLRKELHGEQIDIVLHSDDPEKMIENALGVEGIKRVIIERNHSASVILDEADKLMAIGKQGKNVKLAAKLVGMKIDIYTMAEFEEKMAKERRTVSHITELDGVTPKIAETLKQAGYTSVQDIYTASLEELCNLEGMGQKTAERLKEAAKYF; this is translated from the coding sequence ATGAGTGCAAATATGCTTGATGCCCTTAATAAACTGGCGGCAATTAAACAGTTGAATAAGGATACCATTCAAACAATCATTCTGGAAGCCGTAACATCCACTCTGCAAAAGCGTTTGGAACCGGAAGCAGGTTTGCAAGTTTACATTGATGAATTAGCCGGTTGTGTGAAAGTAAAGTTCAAAAGCTTGGTTGTGGAAAGGGAAGAAGGGTTGGGTCAAATTTCTTTGATAGATGCACGTAATGATTACTATCATAATGTTCAGCTGGGTGAATATATTGAAAAAACGATGACTCTGTCTGAATTTGAGCCGAAAATAGTGAAGACGGTGCAGAAAATAATTCAGGATAAAATCCGCCAACTGGAAGAGGAAAAAATTCAGAATGACTTCAATAAACAGAAGCATACGATTGTAACCGGGAAAATTAAGGCAATAGATGATTATGGCGGTTATATTATTGATACCGGGCATGTGGATGCTTTATTGCCTGTAGATGAACAGATTGAAAATGAATTCTATCGCGTGGGTGATAATATAAAAGCGTATGTAGTGAATATTAGAACCCAGAAAGATGGAGTAGTAATAATTCTTTCCCGCACCAATCCGGAATTTGTGAAGAAATTGTTTGAGGCAGAAATTCCTGCTATTTTCAGCGGAGAAATTAAAATAAGAAAAATTGTGCGCGAACCGGGAATTAGAACTAAGGTAGAATTGGAAGCAGAAGACCCGAAAGTTGATCCTATTGTTGCCTGTGTAGGACCCAAAGGAACCCGCATTGATTCTTTGCGTAAAGAATTGCATGGGGAACAAATAGATATCGTATTGCATAGTGATGACCCGGAAAAGATGATTGAAAATGCCCTCGGGGTGGAAGGCATAAAAAGAGTAATTATTGAACGCAATCATTCTGCCAGCGTGATTTTAGACGAAGCAGATAAACTGATGGCAATAGGTAAACAGGGGAAAAATGTAAAACTTGCCGCCAAACTGGTGGGAATGAAGATAGATATTTATACAATGGCAGAATTTGAAGAAAAAATGGCAAAAGAAAGGAGAACCGTTAGTCATATAACTGAACTGGATGGTGTTACTCCTAAAATTGCAGAAACCTTGAAACAAGCCGGTTATACAAGCGTTCAGGATATCTATACGGCTTCCCTGGAAGAGCTTTGTAACCTTGAAGGAATGGGACAAAAAACAGCTGAACGCCTTAAAGAAGCAGCGAAGTATTTCTAA
- a CDS encoding ribosome maturation factor RimP — MEFYRAQVEEIARKICQEMHLAVYDIEEKMSGKGRIITVYLTKIGGVTLDECAAFSNALGKELEIFDLIPERYFLEVSSPGLERPLKLKSHYVSAINEKVAVQFQAGEERKSIMGTLTEVNQDTIVIDDRGSVTEIPFKSIIRAKTVFLAIPKRRD; from the coding sequence ATGGAATTTTACAGAGCACAGGTAGAAGAGATAGCCAGGAAGATTTGTCAGGAAATGCATCTTGCAGTGTATGACATTGAAGAGAAGATGTCTGGCAAAGGGAGAATTATAACTGTCTATCTTACTAAAATTGGGGGAGTTACATTGGATGAATGTGCTGCCTTCAGTAATGCTTTGGGCAAGGAACTGGAGATTTTTGACCTCATTCCGGAACGCTATTTTTTGGAGGTTTCTTCTCCGGGGCTGGAAAGGCCTTTAAAGCTAAAAAGTCATTATGTGAGCGCTATTAACGAAAAAGTAGCGGTTCAATTTCAGGCAGGAGAAGAAAGGAAATCCATTATGGGCACATTAACAGAGGTGAATCAGGATACAATAGTTATAGATGATAGAGGATCAGTTACGGAGATTCCGTTTAAATCCATAATTCGTGCCAAAACAGTATTTTTAGCTATACCCAAGAGGAGAGATTAA
- a CDS encoding YfhO family protein — protein MAGKNVNQKIRQNISKTSKTMPSAKSTAREKEPSAFAKHLPWVLVIILFLLLSLIYFPVAYQGKAPQASDIIQWQGAAKAIIDYNATHKDNALWTPYMFSGMPSYMIHFPNRYPFLENITKLTDKIINWRIFLLFIGGVGIFLLLRQLKMDPWIAFFSAIAFTFSCHWVGLLEIGHNTKFRAIMYIPWVVWALFRLKEKPNILNLGLLATFLITQLRENHPQITYYLYLFIGMFWIYGLIEAIKTKQLKKFGNWTGLLIIAFAVTALAVMNPYLSTWEYSHYTMRGGSTGLEKSYAQQWSFPPVEIISFIIPDFFGGINQNYWGAMPFTQIYNYFGIVVLSLGVIALFGKHKKFSLFLWIASAIFLVLSFGSFTPVISSFFFKYLPMFNKFRVPSMTLIMVQFIAVILAGLGLDTIASLENNSKWQKKLFTAFWISGVVFVLFLILGQSIFKGLPYTNAAEIEQYQRYNALAKLEELKSLRPGMLYKSGILSLLLLTVSLGICYLASAKKLKKVALVLLITLITFIDLYIYTGKHLKDLYPAEEREARFVAQDFDEFLLEDKDNYRIYPYNMGQIRTAGEWAYYHQTIDGYSGAKLKRYDDVWKIIQGDDKNYSEFYRYLNGVYEKGGVEIPTPLLDMLSTKYIIYPDSLPYAFLLNKIKPVFTSFSGANIYQNLTAYPRAWFVDSLSVIPETEARLQKMREPSFNPRSLAIVESKIDGVFKPDSCFAKETFFDLHNVKYDVATDKNAFLVVSEVYYPAGWKAFIDGKKTEIYPVNHILRGVIIPPGKHTLEMKFISETYKLSLTLSLVGILATVLLLVAGIGWEEKKKKLKK, from the coding sequence ATGGCTGGAAAAAATGTCAATCAGAAAATCAGGCAAAATATCAGCAAAACATCTAAAACTATGCCTAGTGCTAAATCTACTGCCAGGGAAAAAGAGCCCTCTGCTTTTGCCAAACATCTTCCCTGGGTTTTGGTCATAATTCTTTTTCTCCTGCTCAGTTTGATATATTTTCCTGTTGCCTATCAAGGAAAAGCACCTCAGGCATCGGACATAATTCAATGGCAGGGTGCAGCAAAAGCCATAATTGATTATAATGCAACGCATAAAGATAATGCTTTATGGACTCCTTATATGTTTTCCGGAATGCCCTCATATATGATTCATTTTCCCAATCGTTATCCCTTTCTGGAAAATATAACCAAGCTGACGGATAAAATTATCAACTGGCGTATTTTTCTGCTATTCATTGGAGGAGTAGGTATTTTTTTACTTTTAAGGCAACTGAAAATGGACCCCTGGATTGCCTTTTTTTCTGCCATTGCTTTCACTTTTTCCTGTCATTGGGTCGGTTTGTTGGAAATTGGGCATAATACCAAATTTCGTGCCATAATGTATATCCCCTGGGTCGTTTGGGCTTTGTTTCGCTTGAAGGAAAAGCCAAATATATTGAATTTGGGCTTGCTGGCAACTTTTCTAATTACGCAATTACGGGAAAATCATCCTCAAATAACTTATTACCTTTATTTGTTTATCGGTATGTTTTGGATTTACGGTTTGATTGAGGCAATAAAAACTAAGCAGCTTAAAAAGTTCGGCAACTGGACCGGACTGCTGATTATTGCTTTTGCTGTAACTGCATTAGCGGTGATGAATCCCTATCTTTCTACCTGGGAATATAGTCATTACACAATGCGTGGAGGTTCAACAGGTCTGGAAAAAAGTTATGCTCAGCAATGGAGTTTCCCGCCTGTAGAAATAATTTCCTTTATCATTCCTGATTTCTTTGGTGGAATAAATCAGAATTATTGGGGTGCAATGCCTTTCACGCAAATTTATAATTACTTTGGCATAGTTGTTTTATCTTTAGGAGTTATAGCTCTCTTTGGCAAGCACAAAAAGTTTTCCCTCTTTTTGTGGATTGCTTCCGCTATTTTTTTAGTGCTTAGTTTTGGCAGTTTTACTCCTGTTATTTCCAGTTTCTTTTTCAAGTATCTGCCGATGTTCAATAAATTCCGGGTGCCTTCTATGACCTTGATTATGGTTCAATTTATAGCCGTTATTTTGGCAGGTTTGGGTTTGGATACGATTGCCTCCCTGGAAAATAACAGCAAGTGGCAGAAGAAATTATTTACCGCTTTCTGGATAAGCGGAGTGGTTTTTGTTCTCTTTCTCATTTTGGGACAAAGTATTTTCAAAGGTCTGCCCTATACCAATGCCGCCGAAATAGAACAATATCAAAGATATAATGCCCTCGCTAAATTGGAGGAATTGAAGAGTTTGCGTCCTGGAATGCTTTATAAAAGCGGAATTCTAAGTTTATTGCTGCTAACTGTTTCTCTGGGAATTTGTTATCTTGCCAGCGCCAAAAAACTGAAGAAGGTTGCTTTGGTTTTGTTGATTACTCTGATTACTTTCATAGACCTGTATATATACACGGGAAAGCATTTAAAAGACCTTTATCCGGCAGAAGAAAGAGAAGCGCGTTTTGTAGCTCAGGATTTTGATGAATTCCTTTTGGAAGATAAAGACAATTATCGTATCTATCCATATAATATGGGACAAATTAGAACTGCCGGAGAATGGGCATATTATCATCAAACCATTGATGGTTACAGCGGTGCCAAACTAAAACGCTATGATGATGTATGGAAAATTATTCAGGGGGACGACAAAAATTACAGTGAATTTTACCGTTATCTGAATGGTGTTTATGAAAAAGGTGGAGTGGAAATCCCTACACCTCTTCTGGATATGCTTTCTACTAAATATATTATCTATCCCGATTCTCTGCCCTACGCTTTTCTTTTGAACAAAATAAAACCTGTTTTTACGAGTTTCTCAGGTGCTAATATCTATCAAAATTTAACCGCTTACCCGCGTGCCTGGTTTGTAGATTCCCTATCCGTAATTCCGGAAACTGAAGCCCGTTTGCAAAAAATGCGGGAACCGTCTTTTAATCCACGCTCTTTAGCTATTGTGGAAAGTAAGATAGATGGCGTTTTTAAGCCGGATAGTTGCTTTGCAAAAGAGACCTTTTTTGATCTGCACAATGTTAAATATGATGTGGCTACCGATAAAAATGCCTTTTTAGTTGTTTCTGAGGTCTATTACCCTGCGGGCTGGAAAGCTTTTATAGACGGCAAAAAAACAGAAATTTACCCTGTAAACCACATTTTGAGAGGGGTAATTATTCCTCCAGGAAAACATACTCTGGAAATGAAATTCATCTCTGAGACCTATAAATTAAGTTTGACTTTAAGCTTGGTAGGTATTCTGGCAACGGTTCTTCTTTTGGTTGCAGGAATTGGATGGGAAGAAAAAAAGAAGAAATTAAAAAAATAG
- a CDS encoding valine--tRNA ligase translates to MEISKTFEPKDLEKKWYQFWEENGYFKPRENTAQKPFTVLMPPPNVTGILHIGHVLNNTLQDVVVRYHRMKGEPTLWLPGVDHAGIATQNMVEKELAKQGITRQELGREKMVEKIWQWKNEKGNIIIDQLKLLGASCDWDRLRFTMDEMLSRAVKEVFVALYEEGLIYKGKYIINWCPRCVTALANDEVEHTDENGHLWYIHYPFAEGDGYVTVATTRPETMLGDVAVAVNPKDERYSSLIGKELILPLTDRKIPLITDEYVDRDFGTGCVKVTPAHDPNDFEIGIRHNLPQILVMDETGIMNANAEKEFQGLDRYACREKVLKMLTEQGLLEKTEIHSYSVGHCYRCDTVIEPYLSDQWFVKMAPLAEKAIEVVENGEIKFQPERWTKVYMHWMNNIRDWCISRQIWWGHRIPVYYCDHCSYMIVAKEIPEKCPKCGGTKFTQDSDVLDTWFSSWLWPFSTMGWPDETADLKRYLPSNVLITAPEIIYLWVARMIMSTLHFVDKIPFDTVLLHGTVRDEIGRKMSKSLGNSPDPIDLINTVGADALRFSMIFGTPKGADVIFSESILETGRNFANKMWNAYRFIMMNAENIEGLPAENELQLELADKWIISRLQEVIIAVRAHYENLRFNDAATEIFKFMWDEFCSWYIELSKDRLNPSSALSSRLTAKYILLYVMQTGMRLLHPIMPFITEEIWQGIKKIFPMEEEALIIATFPETDETLIDNDIDNNMRFVQESITAIRNLRKQINLAPNQEIDIVIRFAENSQQELFENYMAYFNRLAKVKTLSGGVNIAIPKAAIASVVRNIEIFLPLSGLVDIESEKNRLGKQIEKLTKELSGIKAKLANPNFLNNAKEEVVAKEKEKFIEVNTKLELLQNLLSEL, encoded by the coding sequence ATGGAAATCAGTAAGACATTTGAACCTAAAGACCTGGAAAAGAAATGGTATCAGTTTTGGGAAGAAAACGGCTATTTCAAGCCCCGCGAAAACACTGCCCAAAAACCGTTTACCGTCCTAATGCCCCCTCCGAATGTGACAGGTATTTTGCATATCGGTCATGTTTTGAATAATACTCTTCAAGATGTCGTTGTTCGTTATCACCGAATGAAAGGTGAACCTACTCTTTGGCTGCCAGGAGTTGATCATGCTGGAATCGCCACGCAAAATATGGTAGAAAAAGAACTTGCCAAACAAGGAATTACGCGTCAGGAATTAGGTCGCGAAAAAATGGTGGAGAAAATCTGGCAGTGGAAAAATGAGAAAGGCAATATTATTATTGATCAGCTCAAACTCTTGGGCGCAAGTTGCGATTGGGACCGCTTACGTTTTACGATGGATGAAATGCTTTCGCGAGCTGTGAAAGAAGTTTTTGTAGCCCTATATGAAGAAGGACTGATTTATAAAGGCAAATATATTATTAATTGGTGTCCGCGTTGTGTTACTGCCTTGGCAAATGACGAAGTGGAACACACCGATGAAAACGGTCATCTTTGGTATATTCATTATCCTTTTGCTGAAGGGGATGGCTATGTGACAGTAGCAACAACCCGTCCGGAAACAATGTTAGGTGATGTTGCTGTAGCCGTAAATCCTAAAGATGAACGCTACAGTTCCTTAATCGGTAAAGAATTGATTTTGCCCTTAACGGACAGAAAGATACCGCTAATAACTGATGAATATGTAGATAGGGATTTTGGAACCGGTTGCGTAAAAGTTACTCCTGCTCACGATCCCAACGATTTTGAAATTGGCATCAGACATAATTTACCCCAGATTTTAGTGATGGATGAAACAGGAATTATGAACGCAAATGCAGAAAAGGAATTTCAGGGTTTAGACCGCTATGCCTGCCGGGAAAAAGTGCTTAAAATGCTTACCGAACAAGGTCTGCTGGAAAAAACGGAAATACATTCTTATTCTGTAGGACATTGTTATCGCTGTGATACAGTTATTGAACCCTATCTTTCCGATCAGTGGTTTGTAAAAATGGCTCCTTTAGCCGAAAAAGCTATAGAAGTTGTGGAAAATGGAGAAATTAAGTTTCAACCGGAACGCTGGACAAAGGTCTATATGCATTGGATGAATAATATTCGGGATTGGTGTATTTCGCGTCAAATTTGGTGGGGACATCGCATTCCTGTATATTATTGTGATCATTGTTCTTATATGATTGTAGCTAAAGAGATACCGGAAAAATGTCCTAAATGCGGAGGAACTAAATTTACTCAGGATTCCGATGTGCTGGATACCTGGTTTTCCAGTTGGTTATGGCCCTTTTCCACAATGGGTTGGCCTGATGAAACAGCTGATTTGAAACGCTATCTTCCTTCCAATGTATTAATTACAGCTCCCGAAATTATATACCTGTGGGTAGCCAGAATGATAATGAGTACCCTGCATTTTGTAGATAAAATTCCTTTTGATACTGTTCTATTGCATGGAACTGTAAGAGATGAAATCGGACGCAAAATGAGCAAGTCCTTAGGCAATTCTCCCGACCCAATTGATTTAATTAATACCGTTGGAGCCGATGCTTTAAGGTTTAGTATGATTTTTGGCACACCCAAAGGTGCGGATGTAATCTTCAGTGAAAGTATTTTGGAAACGGGACGTAACTTTGCCAATAAAATGTGGAATGCCTATAGATTCATTATGATGAATGCGGAAAATATTGAAGGATTACCTGCGGAAAATGAATTGCAACTGGAACTTGCCGATAAATGGATAATTTCCCGTTTGCAGGAAGTGATAATTGCAGTGCGTGCTCACTATGAAAATTTGCGCTTTAACGATGCTGCTACAGAAATCTTTAAGTTTATGTGGGATGAATTTTGCAGCTGGTATATTGAACTTAGCAAAGACCGTTTAAATCCTTCCTCAGCACTTTCCAGCAGATTAACGGCTAAGTATATACTTTTGTATGTGATGCAAACTGGAATGCGTCTGTTGCATCCTATTATGCCATTTATTACGGAAGAAATTTGGCAGGGTATAAAAAAAATCTTTCCAATGGAAGAAGAAGCACTCATTATTGCCACTTTCCCAGAAACAGATGAGACACTTATAGATAACGATATTGATAATAATATGCGCTTTGTGCAGGAAAGCATTACTGCCATTCGGAACCTGCGGAAACAAATAAACCTGGCTCCAAATCAGGAAATTGATATCGTTATTCGGTTTGCGGAAAATTCTCAGCAGGAACTCTTTGAAAATTATATGGCTTACTTTAACCGATTGGCAAAAGTGAAAACCCTTTCAGGGGGAGTAAATATTGCCATACCTAAAGCTGCAATTGCTTCTGTGGTTCGCAATATTGAAATCTTTTTGCCCTTAAGCGGATTGGTGGATATTGAAAGTGAAAAAAATCGGCTCGGAAAACAAATTGAAAAACTAACCAAAGAACTGAGTGGAATTAAGGCAAAACTTGCCAATCCCAATTTCCTGAATAATGCCAAAGAAGAAGTTGTTGCCAAAGAGAAAGAGAAATTTATAGAAGTTAATACCAAACTGGAATTGCTGCAAAACCTGCTTTCTGAGTTATAG
- a CDS encoding L7Ae/L30e/S12e/Gadd45 family ribosomal protein gives MNPKILTLMQFARKAGKLVSGFNACERAIDKKDIFLLILALDSSERTREKMKKMAANSGISTSVIETGSQAEISSALGLPLTGVFGIKDKNFAGKIMEYWLSDTERRRH, from the coding sequence ATGAATCCGAAGATTCTTACTCTAATGCAGTTTGCCAGAAAAGCAGGCAAACTTGTTTCGGGTTTTAATGCCTGTGAAAGAGCTATAGATAAGAAGGATATTTTTCTGTTGATTCTGGCATTGGACAGTTCTGAACGCACCAGAGAAAAGATGAAAAAAATGGCTGCGAATTCCGGTATTTCAACTTCTGTTATAGAAACCGGAAGCCAGGCAGAAATCAGTTCTGCTTTGGGTTTGCCTTTAACAGGTGTGTTTGGAATAAAAGACAAGAATTTTGCCGGTAAAATTATGGAATATTGGCTCTCTGATACAGAGAGGAGGAGACATTGA
- a CDS encoding acyl-CoA thioesterase — MIFAFTKRIYGYECDIYGHLNNANYLQLLEGARSEALYEMNLAQSDLQKKGVQLFVHYVEMSFIKSIDHDELITIKSCFTEMNRIKGKWHQEIYNSKGEKCFNADITIVFAAEGKAKRLPVEVYELFLHYLEK, encoded by the coding sequence ATGATTTTTGCGTTTACTAAAAGAATCTATGGCTACGAATGCGATATTTATGGTCATTTAAATAATGCCAACTATCTGCAACTTTTAGAAGGAGCACGTAGCGAAGCACTTTATGAAATGAATTTAGCTCAGTCCGATCTCCAGAAAAAAGGAGTCCAACTCTTTGTCCATTATGTGGAAATGAGCTTTATTAAATCCATTGACCACGATGAACTGATCACTATTAAAAGCTGCTTTACCGAAATGAACAGAATAAAAGGAAAATGGCATCAGGAAATTTATAACAGTAAAGGAGAAAAATGTTTTAACGCAGACATAACAATCGTTTTTGCCGCGGAGGGTAAAGCAAAACGACTGCCAGTTGAGGTCTATGAACTCTTTCTGCACTACCTGGAAAAATAG